One Theropithecus gelada isolate Dixy chromosome 3, Tgel_1.0, whole genome shotgun sequence genomic window carries:
- the LOC112620042 gene encoding LOW QUALITY PROTEIN: putative vomeronasal receptor-like protein 4 (The sequence of the model RefSeq protein was modified relative to this genomic sequence to represent the inferred CDS: substituted 1 base at 1 genomic stop codon) → MLSLKKVFYFQAGIGISANIFLLLWHIFTFFEYSKPKNHDLIICHLTFVQIVMLVIAAKLLSPDMFESXNFQNNFRCKAVFYIYKVMRGLSICNTSFLSILQTITISPNTSWLVRFKHKITKYNILGLLFFWSLNLSFNSDMIIYIVGFSNVTQLILKVSKYCSLSPMNVIIRRLFVTLSLPGDVFLVGIMLLSSAYIVILLSRHQRRSQNLHSTSFLLRTSPEKRATKTILLLVSFFVAMYSLDLIVSSSTMLLWVFSPVIYSVHKFMVNAYATVSPMVLIRSDKRIISILPKVHWKRHPFLTS, encoded by the exons ATGTTATCTTTGAAaaag GTCTTCTATTTTCAAGCTGGCATTGGAATTTCAGCCAAcatatttcttcttctctggcACATTTTTACATTCTTTGAGTATAGCAAGCCTAAAAACCATGACCTGATCATCTGTCACTTGACCTTTGTCCAGATAGTGATGCTAGTCATTGCAGCAAAGTTATTGTCTCCAGATATGTTTGAGTCATAGAATTTTCAGAATAACTTCAGATGTAAGGCTGTGTTCTACATATACAAGGTAATGAGGGGCCTCTCTATCTGCAACACCTCTTTCCTGAGCATCCTTCAGACCATCACCATCAGCCCCAACACCTCCTGGTTGGtgagatttaaacataaaatcacaaaatacaaTATCctaggtttattatttttttggtccCTCAATTTGTCTTTCAACAGTGACATGATAATCTACATTGTAGGTTTTTCCAATGTGACCCAGCTAATTCTGAAAGTCAGTAAATACTGCTCACTTTCCCCAATGAATGTCATCATCAGAAGGCTGTTTGTTACTCTGTCGTTACCCGGAGATGTCTTCCTTGTAGGAATCATGCTGCTCTCAAGTGCATACATCGTGATTCTCTTGTCCAGGCATCAGAGGCGCTCCCAGAACCTTCACAGCACTAGCTTTTTATTAAGAACCTCCCCAGAAAAAAGGGCCACCAAGACCATCTTGCTGCTGGTGAGTTTCTTTGTGGCTATGTACTCATTGGACTTAATTGTCTCATCCTCCACAATGCTGTTATGGGTATTCAGCCCTGTCATCTACAGTGTCCACAAGTTTATGGTCAATGCCTATGCCACTGTCAGTCCTATGGTGCTAATCAGATCTGATAAGAGAATCATCAGTATTCTGCCAAAGGTTCACTGGAAGCGCCATCCCTTTTTAACAAGTTAG